In Vibrio japonicus, one DNA window encodes the following:
- a CDS encoding succinylglutamate desuccinylase — translation MTNNLFRQSFLFDSLDLEQEMPAAEMTVAGGTIFKLHQRGVLEVIPKHLSSDSKHIIVSCGIHGDETSPMEIVDKIISDIQSGFQTVTERLLFIIAHPEATNAHTRFLEMNLNRLFDEKEYEPSKELDIAANLKQIVADFYQGTEQQQRWHLDLHCAIRLSKHYSFVVSPKTRHPVRSRALMEFIASAHIEAIMFSNAPSSTFSWFSAENYGAQALTVELGRVARIGENDLEKLVAFDLALRDLVASTEAEHLPRKPTMYRVSRTIVRLHDDFDFLFDDDVENFTAFKHGEVFGHDGDKPLMAKNEGEAIVFPNRNVVIGQRAALMVCPVKTRYEDGQIVYD, via the coding sequence ATGACGAACAACCTCTTTCGCCAATCTTTTCTTTTTGACAGCTTAGATTTAGAACAAGAAATGCCCGCTGCAGAAATGACAGTAGCTGGTGGAACCATCTTTAAATTGCATCAACGTGGTGTTCTGGAAGTCATTCCAAAGCATTTATCGTCTGACAGCAAACATATTATTGTATCTTGTGGCATTCATGGTGACGAAACTTCACCGATGGAAATTGTCGACAAAATTATCTCAGATATTCAGTCTGGTTTTCAGACAGTCACTGAACGACTGCTTTTCATTATTGCTCACCCTGAAGCAACAAACGCTCACACTCGTTTCTTAGAAATGAACTTAAATCGTCTCTTTGATGAAAAAGAGTACGAGCCATCTAAAGAGTTGGATATCGCGGCGAACTTAAAACAGATCGTGGCTGACTTCTACCAAGGGACAGAGCAACAACAGCGTTGGCACCTAGATTTACACTGTGCCATCCGTTTGTCGAAACATTACTCGTTCGTTGTGAGCCCTAAAACTCGTCACCCTGTAAGAAGCAGAGCCTTGATGGAGTTTATTGCGAGCGCACACATCGAAGCGATTATGTTTTCCAACGCACCATCAAGCACATTTAGCTGGTTTAGTGCAGAAAACTACGGTGCACAGGCATTAACTGTTGAACTTGGCCGTGTGGCTCGTATCGGTGAAAACGATCTCGAGAAACTGGTTGCCTTTGATCTGGCGCTACGTGATCTGGTGGCTTCAACTGAGGCAGAGCATTTACCGCGCAAACCGACGATGTACAGAGTAAGTCGTACTATTGTTCGTCTGCATGATGATTTCGATTTCTTGTTTGATGATGATGTCGAAAACTTCACCGCGTTTAAGCATGGCGAAGTCTTTGGTCACGATGGTGATAAACCATTAATGGCCAAGAACGAAGGTGAAGCGATCGTCTTCCCGAACAGAAACGTTGTTATTGGCCAGCGTGCAGCACTGATGGTTTGCCCTGTTAAAACGCGTTACGAAGACGGTCAGATCGTTTACGATTAA
- a CDS encoding M3 family oligoendopeptidase: MTTPKWDLTIAYQSLGDSKIGQDIELIQQCIDTLNLHAESRTSVSVMQNAIQTREAAGKLLATINTFAMCYASVDASNGEAKSLVGRLAKLSSELSQAFTPYQDALVSEPEAFIQQVLEHESEDISGQSFQIHSERKLADTKLSIAEEQLLSALEVDGKDAWGRLYDNITGSMQVTLENEAKTKVGLSQAASTLYGTDFEAQKPAWLGIQNAMRQNQESFSAILNALSGWRLTEYQKRSKVRDVHFLEPSLHDSRIELETLEAMIGTAKANRHVGQKAGKLMARVHGLEQMKPWNHLAGMPSLTDAEPKVYEFDEAINIIHSAFSSVDTEMAEFVTLMVENGWIDAEPTENRRLGAYCTKLAATRTPLVFMTWGGSRSDLLTLAHEIGHAFHNWVMRDMPLCKTRYPMTLAETASIFAENIVRDYLLEQVETREEKLEMLWEELSSCYALMVNIPVRYEFEKSFYEKRAEGELEASQLCELMSETWKEWYGDSMSEPDPYFWASKLHFSISQVSFYNYPYLFGYLFSIGVYAQRESKGPQFYQDYVNLLRDTGSMMAEDVVQKHLGMDLSGHAFWQQSIDRVASKIDEFESLLDQR; this comes from the coding sequence ATGACCACACCAAAATGGGACCTCACGATCGCTTACCAAAGTTTAGGCGACAGCAAAATCGGTCAAGATATCGAACTCATCCAACAGTGCATTGACACACTGAATCTTCACGCGGAATCAAGAACCTCTGTTTCCGTGATGCAAAATGCGATTCAAACTCGCGAAGCGGCTGGAAAACTGCTTGCTACGATCAACACATTCGCTATGTGCTACGCATCTGTCGATGCCAGCAATGGCGAAGCGAAAAGCTTAGTGGGTCGACTCGCGAAGTTAAGCTCAGAACTGAGTCAGGCCTTTACGCCTTATCAAGATGCGTTAGTCTCTGAGCCAGAAGCCTTTATCCAACAAGTGCTTGAGCATGAAAGTGAAGACATCTCTGGTCAATCTTTCCAAATCCATTCTGAAAGAAAGTTGGCAGATACCAAACTCAGCATTGCAGAAGAACAACTGCTTTCCGCACTGGAAGTGGATGGAAAAGATGCATGGGGTAGGTTGTATGACAACATCACGGGCTCAATGCAGGTAACGTTGGAAAATGAGGCAAAAACCAAGGTCGGATTGTCTCAAGCGGCTAGCACCTTGTATGGCACGGATTTCGAAGCCCAAAAACCCGCTTGGTTGGGAATTCAGAATGCGATGCGACAGAATCAAGAGTCATTCTCAGCGATTCTCAATGCCTTGTCTGGATGGAGGTTAACGGAATATCAAAAGCGTTCAAAAGTACGTGATGTTCACTTTTTAGAGCCGAGTCTACACGACAGTCGTATCGAACTTGAGACGCTCGAAGCCATGATTGGTACGGCGAAAGCTAACCGTCACGTTGGTCAAAAAGCCGGGAAGTTGATGGCTCGCGTTCACGGTTTGGAGCAAATGAAACCATGGAACCATTTGGCGGGTATGCCAAGCCTGACTGATGCGGAACCAAAGGTTTACGAATTTGACGAAGCGATCAATATCATCCATTCAGCCTTCTCTAGCGTTGATACAGAGATGGCAGAATTCGTGACGTTGATGGTGGAAAATGGCTGGATTGATGCGGAACCAACTGAAAACCGTCGTTTAGGCGCATACTGCACAAAATTGGCTGCGACGAGAACACCACTGGTATTTATGACATGGGGTGGCAGTCGCTCTGACTTGCTGACTTTAGCCCATGAAATTGGTCACGCGTTCCATAACTGGGTTATGCGCGATATGCCATTGTGTAAAACTCGCTACCCAATGACATTGGCAGAAACGGCTTCTATCTTCGCGGAAAATATCGTCCGGGACTACTTGCTTGAGCAGGTTGAAACGCGTGAAGAGAAGCTGGAAATGTTGTGGGAAGAGCTATCGAGCTGTTACGCGTTGATGGTCAACATCCCTGTCCGTTACGAATTTGAAAAATCCTTCTATGAAAAACGTGCTGAAGGCGAGCTTGAGGCTTCTCAGCTGTGTGAACTAATGAGTGAGACTTGGAAAGAGTGGTACGGGGATTCGATGTCTGAACCCGATCCGTATTTCTGGGCGAGCAAGCTTCATTTCTCGATTTCTCAAGTGAGTTTCTACAACTACCCATACCTGTTTGGCTACTTATTCAGTATCGGTGTGTATGCACAACGTGAAAGTAAAGGTCCGCAATTTTATCAAGATTACGTTAATTTACTTCGCGATACAGGCTCTATGATGGCTGAAGACGTAGTACAAAAACATCTTGGTATGGATTTGTCTGGTCACGCGTTCTGGCAACAGAGCATTGATCGTGTGGCAAGCAAAATTGACGAGTTTGAATCTTTACTAGATCAACGATAG